GTTGCTGGCCGAGGTGGCGGCCTCCGCGGTCGTGACCGCGCACAACCACGTGCTGCGGCGGTGGCTGCGGGCGGACGGCCAGGGGGATGTGGAGACGCAGCTGGACCACGCCTTCGCGATCGTCCGCAGGACCTTCGGCACGGGCATCGGGGCGGGCCGCACCGTGGCGCCCGAGCCGGTGGGGGCACCGGCCGCCGCGGTCGCCGCGGAGGGCGAGGTCCTGGTCGCGGTGGCGCGCACGGACGCCCCTCTGGACGAGGTCATGCGGACGATCCGGCAGGCGCTGCGGGAACGCTGAACCGGCGGCCGTCCCTCAGGCCGGGGCCGCGGCCGTCCCGGTGTGCCAGGGCGGCGGCTGCACGCCCCCGCTCCACGCGGTGAGCCCCTCCAGGTCGACGCAGACGATGCCGCACCGCTCGGCGTACTCCAGGGCGGGCTCGGTGAACGTGCTGGTGGTGACGGCGAGGGCGGTGTCGGCCCCGTGGACGGCGTAGCAGGTGCCGCCGAAGCGCTGGAGGTCCTGGGAGCCGACCTTGTTGTCCGGGGCGTAGCGCTTGCACTGGACGACGATCCGGCGCCCGTCGGGGGCCACGGCGAGCACGTCGGCGCCCAGGTCCCCGGCGCCGCCCACGACGTCGACCTCCTGGCAGCCGTCCCTGCGGCAGAGGTCGGCGACGGCCTCCTCGAAGGCGTACGGGTCCATGCCGGCCCAGTCCTCGGGAGCCCGGTCCGCGGCCTCCTGGCGGGGCGCGGGGACCCCCGCGGCCGAGGCCGCGGCACCGGCCTCGGCGAGCACGGTGTCCGCCACCTCGTAGGCGGTCTCGACGACCGCGGCCGCGCCCCGGGCGGCGAGCCTGCGGTTGCGGCGCCGCCGCAGCAGGGCCACCGCCCCGGCCCCCAGCAGCAGGACCAGGACCACGGCGGCCACCGGGTGGCTCTCCGCGCTCTCCAGGGCCGTACGGAGCGTCAGGCCGGCCCCGCAGACCACCACGGCGATCAGGGCGAACCCGAACGCCGTGCGGCGCAGGTCGAACCCGGCCCGCCGGTCTCTTCCCACACGTCCACGTCGTGATGCCGGCACGGCCCACCCCTGTTCGTCGTCGGCGGTTCAAGATCACTCCTCGTCTTCCCCCTGCCGCCCGCTTGACGCCGTCGCGCCGGAAACCCGCTGGTGCGCCCAAAGCCCCCGTGATCGGATGCGCGGATGGACCCGCACGGCACACTGGCGCTCTTCGACCTCCGGATGCGCGAACACGCCCGCCCCGACGGCCCCGGCGTCCGGGTGGAGCGGGTGGGCGGGATCGTCCGGGCGACCGGCGCGGCCGACGACTGGAACGGCGTGCTGTGGAGCGATCCCGGCCTCACCGCCGAGGACGCCCGGGCCGGGATCGCGGCCCAGGTGGCGCACTACACGTCCCTGGGAATCGGCGAGTTCGAGTGGAAGCTGTACGCGCACGACGGCCCTCCCGGCCTGGGGCGGCTGCTCACCGAGGCGGGTTTCGAGGCCGGCGGGACGGAGACGGTGCTGGTCGCCCCGGTCCGGGAGCAGACCGCCCGGGTGCCGCTGCCCGCGGGCGTACGGCTGCGCACCGTGACCGGCCCGGCCGGGGTGGATCTGCTGGTCCGCGCCCATGAGCGGGCCTTCGGCACGGACGGGACGCGCCTGCGCGGCCAGGTCCTCCGCAGGCTCGGTGACAGCGCCTTCGCCGCCGTGGTGGCGCTGGCGGACGGGGAGCCGGTGAGTTCGGCCCGGATGGAGCTGTACCCGGGGACGGGCTTCGCCGGTCTCTGGGGCGGCGGCACCGTCGCCGCCTGGCGGGGCAGGGGGCTCTACCGGGCGCTGGTCGCCCACCGGGCCGTCCTCGCCGCGGAACTCGGCTACCGGTTCCTCCAGACCGACGCCACGGACATGTCCGCGCCGATCCTGCGCGGGCTCGGCTTCACGGCCCTGACGGCGACGACCCCGTACGTCTTCCGTACCGCTCCGTAGGCCGGGTCCGGCACACCGCGTACGGCTCCGTACGTCGTCGGCACCACGCCAGGGCCTCCTTCACACCGGGATCAACGCGACATAAAACCCATGATGGCGCTCATGCGTGCCGCGCGGATGACAACTGAGAGAAATTGCTGGCACTGGGTGCCTTGTCACTTGTCACGCAGTGCCATACGTTGAAGGTGTCCGGGCGGCCGGCGTGCAGAGACCTCTCGTACGCCGGCTGTCCCCGCGGACCCGAGTAGCCGCGCGCCCGGACGCCTGCGTCACAGGCACACCTTCCTGCTCCACCGAGCAGACCCGCAGCACCCATGCCGAACCGACGGCACACCTCCACACCGCACCGCTCCCCTGCCCACAGGGGCCCCCGGGCGTTCCCTCGACGCCCGGGACCCGATCCGCCCGGAGGCATCACCGTGAAGGAAATCCTGGACGCGATCCAGTCGCCGGACAGCACCGCCGCCGACTTCGCCGCCCTGCCCCTGCCCGAGTCGTACCGCGCGGTGACCGTGCACAAGGACGAGACCGAGATGTTCGACGGGCTCGCCACGCGCGACAAGGACCCGCGCAAGTCCCTGCACCTGGACGAGGTGCCGGTGCCCGAACTCGGGCCCGGCGAGGCGCTCGTCGCCGTGATGGCCAGCTCCGTGAACTACAACTCGGTCTGGACCTCCATCTTCGAGCCGCTGTCGACCTTCGGTTTCCTGGAGCGCTACGGCCGCCTCAGCGAACTGACGAAGCGTCACGACCTGCCCTACCACATCATCGGCTCCGACCTGGCGGGCGTCGTCCTGCGCACCGGCCCCGGGGTCAACTCCTGGAACCCCGGCGACGAGGTCGTCGCCCACTGCCTCTCGGTCGAACTCGAGTCCTCCGACGGCCACAACGACACGATGCTCGACCCCGAGCAGCGCATCTGGGGCTTCGAGACCAACTTCGGCGGCCTCGCGGAGATCGCCCTGGTCAAGTCCAACCAGCTGATGCCGAAGCCGAAGCACCTCAGCTGGGAGGAGGCGGCAGCGCCCGGCCTGGTCAACTCCACCGCGTACCGCCAGCTCGTCTCGCGCAACGGCGCGGGCATGAAGCAGGGCGACAACGTGCTGATCTGGGGCGCCAGCGGCGGCCTCGGCTCCTACGCCACGCAGTTCGCACTGGCCGGCGGCGCCAACCCGATCTGCGTCGTCTCCAGCGACCAGAAGGCCGAGATCTGCCGGAAGATGGGCGCCACCGCGATCATCGACCGCAACGCCGAGGACTACCGGTTCTGGAAGGACGAGCACCACCAGGACCCGCGCGAGTGGAAGCGGTTCGGCAAGCGCATCCGCGAGCTGACCGGCGGCGAGGACGTGGACATCGTCTTCGAGCACCCCGGCCGCGAGACCTTCGGCGCGAGCGTCTACGTCACCCGCAAGGGCGGCACGATCGTCACCTGCGCCTCGACCTCGGGCTACAACCACGAGTACGACAACCGCTACCTGTGGATGTCGCTCAAGCGGATCATCGGCTCGCACTTCGCCAACTACCGCGAGGCGTGGGAGGCGAACCGGCTGATCGCCAAGGGGAAGATCCACCCCACCCTGTCGAAGGTCTACTCCCTCCAGGACACCGGCCAGGCCGCGCACGACGTGCACCGCAACGTCCACCAGGGCAAGGTCGGCGTCCTCGCACTGGCCCCCCGCGAGGGCATGGGCGTGCGCGACACGGAGCTGCGCGAGCAGCACATCGACGCCATCAACCGCTTCCGGGATGTCTGAGGCCCACCCATGACGGAACGTCAGAAGGACCGCCCGTGGCTCATGCGGACGTACGCCGGCCACTCGACCGCCGAGGCGTCC
This DNA window, taken from Streptomyces nitrosporeus, encodes the following:
- the ccrA gene encoding crotonyl-CoA carboxylase/reductase; translated protein: MKEILDAIQSPDSTAADFAALPLPESYRAVTVHKDETEMFDGLATRDKDPRKSLHLDEVPVPELGPGEALVAVMASSVNYNSVWTSIFEPLSTFGFLERYGRLSELTKRHDLPYHIIGSDLAGVVLRTGPGVNSWNPGDEVVAHCLSVELESSDGHNDTMLDPEQRIWGFETNFGGLAEIALVKSNQLMPKPKHLSWEEAAAPGLVNSTAYRQLVSRNGAGMKQGDNVLIWGASGGLGSYATQFALAGGANPICVVSSDQKAEICRKMGATAIIDRNAEDYRFWKDEHHQDPREWKRFGKRIRELTGGEDVDIVFEHPGRETFGASVYVTRKGGTIVTCASTSGYNHEYDNRYLWMSLKRIIGSHFANYREAWEANRLIAKGKIHPTLSKVYSLQDTGQAAHDVHRNVHQGKVGVLALAPREGMGVRDTELREQHIDAINRFRDV
- a CDS encoding restriction endonuclease, with product MGRDRRAGFDLRRTAFGFALIAVVVCGAGLTLRTALESAESHPVAAVVLVLLLGAGAVALLRRRRNRRLAARGAAAVVETAYEVADTVLAEAGAAASAAGVPAPRQEAADRAPEDWAGMDPYAFEEAVADLCRRDGCQEVDVVGGAGDLGADVLAVAPDGRRIVVQCKRYAPDNKVGSQDLQRFGGTCYAVHGADTALAVTTSTFTEPALEYAERCGIVCVDLEGLTAWSGGVQPPPWHTGTAAAPA
- a CDS encoding GNAT family N-acetyltransferase yields the protein MDPHGTLALFDLRMREHARPDGPGVRVERVGGIVRATGAADDWNGVLWSDPGLTAEDARAGIAAQVAHYTSLGIGEFEWKLYAHDGPPGLGRLLTEAGFEAGGTETVLVAPVREQTARVPLPAGVRLRTVTGPAGVDLLVRAHERAFGTDGTRLRGQVLRRLGDSAFAAVVALADGEPVSSARMELYPGTGFAGLWGGGTVAAWRGRGLYRALVAHRAVLAAELGYRFLQTDATDMSAPILRGLGFTALTATTPYVFRTAP